Proteins encoded in a region of the Shewanella polaris genome:
- the spoT gene encoding bifunctional GTP diphosphokinase/guanosine-3',5'-bis pyrophosphate 3'-pyrophosphohydrolase codes for MYLFEGLKESASSYLEPDQVELLKQAYLVARDAHEGQMRTSGEPYITHPVAVSRILADMRLDHESLMAALLHDTIEDTPVTKEELTELFGITVAELVEGVSKLDKIKFRDKKEAQAENFRKMMMAMTQDIRVILIKLADRTHNMRTLGALRPDKRRRIARETLEIYAPIANRLGIHNIKIELEDLGFQAYYPMRHRVIRDVVKAARGNRKELINSIEVAIESRLEDVGVPATVKGREKNLYSIYRKMRSKELQFQEVMDIYAFRVIVDSIDTCYRVLGAMHGLYKPRPGRFKDYIAIPKANGYQSLHTSLFGPHAVPVEVQIRTEEMDQMADKGVAAHWMYKNNADAPQQNTTQVRANKWMQSLLELQQSASSSFEFVENVKTELFPEEIYVFTPEGRILELPVNATAVDFAYEVHTDVGNTCVGAKVNRQAYPLSQPLISGQTIEIITAKGARPNAAWLNFVVTGKARGKIRQVLKSLKGDNAIALGRRLLNHALGDTKLETIPVELLEKVIKETKHSSLDSLLADIGLGNAMSIVIAQRLLGQQLDAQDQNNETSQMAIRGAEGMLVTYANCCRPIPGDAVIAHVSPGKGLVLHMENCANIRGYQGEPDKYISVHWDNVEGAEYQANLRVEIVNHQGALAKITSIIASAGSNIHNLSTEERDGRVYLINLRISVKDRVHLANVMRRIRVLPEVLRTSRNR; via the coding sequence TTGTATCTGTTTGAAGGTCTAAAAGAGTCAGCATCCAGCTATTTAGAGCCGGATCAAGTAGAATTACTCAAGCAGGCCTATTTAGTTGCGCGTGATGCCCACGAAGGGCAAATGCGCACAAGTGGCGAGCCTTACATTACCCATCCAGTTGCGGTTAGCCGCATCTTGGCAGATATGCGTCTCGATCACGAGTCGCTTATGGCTGCCTTGCTCCATGACACCATTGAAGACACCCCTGTTACCAAAGAAGAACTCACTGAGTTATTTGGTATTACAGTGGCAGAACTCGTAGAAGGTGTATCAAAGCTAGATAAAATTAAATTTCGCGATAAAAAAGAAGCTCAAGCGGAAAACTTCCGCAAAATGATGATGGCGATGACTCAAGATATTCGAGTTATTCTCATTAAATTGGCTGACCGAACCCATAATATGCGCACATTAGGCGCTCTTCGCCCTGATAAACGTCGCCGCATTGCTCGCGAAACCTTAGAAATCTACGCCCCAATTGCCAACCGATTAGGTATTCATAATATCAAAATCGAACTTGAAGACTTAGGTTTTCAAGCTTATTACCCTATGCGACATCGAGTAATACGTGACGTTGTCAAAGCTGCTCGTGGTAATCGTAAAGAATTAATTAATAGTATCGAAGTCGCTATCGAATCTCGCCTAGAAGATGTAGGTGTGCCCGCGACAGTGAAAGGTCGAGAAAAAAATCTCTATTCGATTTATCGAAAAATGCGCAGTAAAGAATTGCAATTTCAAGAGGTCATGGACATCTATGCGTTTCGCGTAATAGTAGACTCTATCGATACTTGTTATCGCGTCTTAGGTGCAATGCACGGTTTATATAAACCACGTCCGGGCCGTTTTAAAGATTACATAGCCATTCCCAAGGCCAACGGTTATCAATCGCTACACACCTCATTATTTGGCCCTCATGCTGTTCCTGTTGAAGTGCAAATTCGCACCGAAGAAATGGACCAAATGGCGGATAAAGGTGTTGCTGCACACTGGATGTATAAAAACAATGCCGATGCACCTCAGCAAAATACCACCCAAGTTCGGGCTAACAAATGGATGCAAAGCTTGCTTGAATTGCAGCAGAGTGCAAGCAGCTCATTTGAATTTGTTGAAAACGTTAAAACAGAACTGTTCCCTGAAGAAATTTATGTGTTTACCCCTGAAGGGCGCATTTTAGAATTACCTGTTAATGCTACAGCGGTGGACTTTGCCTACGAAGTGCATACTGATGTTGGTAATACCTGTGTGGGAGCTAAAGTTAACCGCCAGGCTTATCCTTTGAGTCAGCCGCTAATTTCTGGGCAAACTATTGAAATTATTACGGCTAAAGGTGCTCGACCTAATGCCGCATGGCTCAACTTTGTTGTAACAGGTAAAGCCCGCGGTAAAATTCGTCAGGTCCTGAAGAGTTTAAAAGGTGATAATGCAATTGCACTCGGCAGACGACTACTTAATCATGCATTAGGTGATACTAAGCTAGAAACGATACCTGTCGAATTACTTGAAAAAGTCATCAAAGAAACCAAACATAGTTCTTTAGACTCTTTACTCGCTGACATTGGTTTAGGTAACGCCATGAGTATCGTGATTGCCCAACGTTTATTAGGTCAGCAGTTAGACGCTCAAGATCAAAATAATGAAACGTCGCAAATGGCTATTCGTGGCGCAGAAGGAATGTTGGTTACTTATGCTAATTGTTGTCGCCCTATCCCAGGTGATGCAGTCATAGCCCATGTGAGTCCAGGCAAAGGCTTAGTGCTGCACATGGAAAATTGTGCCAATATTCGCGGTTATCAAGGTGAGCCGGATAAATACATTTCAGTACATTGGGATAATGTAGAAGGCGCAGAATATCAAGCAAACTTACGCGTTGAAATTGTTAACCATCAAGGTGCGCTAGCTAAAATCACCTCAATTATTGCTTCTGCGGGATCAAATATTCAC
- the rpoZ gene encoding DNA-directed RNA polymerase subunit omega has protein sequence MARVTVEDAVNKIGNRFDMILVAARRARQIAVQGKEPMVDEMNDKPTVIALREIELGLVTSNTLDADERQTVREREAAEIAAVAAIAEGHVL, from the coding sequence ATGGCTCGCGTAACTGTAGAAGACGCCGTAAATAAAATCGGCAACCGTTTTGATATGATCCTGGTTGCAGCGCGTCGTGCACGCCAAATCGCCGTGCAAGGTAAAGAACCTATGGTTGATGAGATGAATGATAAACCAACGGTTATCGCTTTGCGTGAAATCGAATTAGGTTTAGTCACCTCAAATACTTTAGATGCTGATGAGCGCCAAACTGTTCGTGAACGTGAAGCAGCAGAAATTGCCGCTGTCGCCGCCATTGCAGAAGGCCACGTTTTATAA
- the gmk gene encoding guanylate kinase, whose product MSTRGNLFIVSAPSGAGKSSLISALLKDKPSDKQVSVSHTTRKPRPGEVDGQHYHFVTVEQFKALINQSAFIEWAEVFGNFYGTSKSVIEQTLNKGIDVFLDIDWQGGEQVKILMPNTVGVFILPPSKAELERRLTGRGQDSKEVIDARMAQAVSEMSHYTQYDFVIVNDDFDSALADLKAIIRSQRLTCASQQYAQNDMLNDLLAD is encoded by the coding sequence ATGAGCACTCGTGGAAATCTTTTTATTGTGTCAGCTCCTAGTGGCGCAGGTAAATCGTCACTTATATCAGCACTTTTAAAAGATAAACCCAGCGATAAACAGGTTTCTGTGTCGCATACGACCCGTAAACCTCGCCCCGGCGAAGTCGATGGTCAACATTATCATTTCGTTACTGTTGAGCAATTTAAAGCATTAATTAATCAAAGCGCTTTTATTGAATGGGCCGAAGTCTTTGGTAATTTTTATGGCACATCCAAAAGTGTCATTGAACAAACCTTAAATAAAGGTATTGATGTATTTCTTGATATTGATTGGCAAGGTGGCGAGCAAGTAAAAATATTGATGCCTAATACCGTTGGGGTGTTTATTTTACCCCCATCTAAAGCCGAACTTGAGCGTCGCTTAACTGGCCGAGGCCAAGACAGCAAAGAAGTCATCGATGCACGTATGGCACAAGCCGTTTCTGAAATGTCTCATTACACTCAATATGATTTTGTGATTGTAAATGATGATTTTGATAGCGCATTAGCTGACCTAAAGGCAATTATTCGTAGTCAACGCTTAACCTGTGCTAGTCAGCAGTATGCTCAAAATGATATGCTTAATGATCTCTTGGCAGATTAA